Proteins co-encoded in one Romeriopsis navalis LEGE 11480 genomic window:
- a CDS encoding SDR family oxidoreductase: MQVQNSIALVTGANRGIGKAFVEALIKSGAQKVYAAARNIESLHDVVKIAPDRVFPIALDITNAQQVATAVPQTQDVNLLINNAGVASMGGLFTDETVGNAEWEMQTNYFGTLAMMRAYAPILKLNGGGAIANLLSIVSVVGIPAFSSYSASKAALHSITQVARAELASQNTQVIGVFPGPVDTSMSAGIDLDKIAPIQVAELTLNAVENQIEHVYPDPIAQQVFSAVHTPLKDIEQQFAGMLPNAA, translated from the coding sequence GTCACCGGTGCAAATCGCGGTATTGGTAAAGCCTTTGTCGAAGCCCTGATCAAAAGTGGCGCGCAGAAAGTCTATGCGGCGGCCCGAAATATTGAATCGCTACATGATGTCGTAAAAATTGCCCCGGATCGCGTTTTCCCGATCGCCCTCGACATCACAAATGCTCAGCAGGTTGCGACGGCGGTGCCGCAAACCCAAGACGTAAACCTCTTGATTAATAACGCTGGGGTTGCCTCAATGGGGGGACTCTTTACGGATGAAACCGTGGGTAATGCGGAATGGGAAATGCAAACCAATTACTTTGGTACGCTCGCGATGATGCGCGCCTATGCGCCAATTCTGAAGCTTAACGGGGGTGGTGCGATTGCGAATTTACTCTCGATCGTTTCAGTGGTAGGGATTCCCGCCTTCTCTTCCTACAGCGCCTCCAAGGCGGCACTACATTCGATTACCCAAGTCGCTCGTGCTGAGCTGGCATCCCAAAATACGCAGGTCATTGGGGTGTTTCCTGGCCCAGTTGATACATCGATGTCCGCTGGCATTGATTTGGACAAAATTGCGCCGATTCAAGTGGCGGAGTTGACGCTAAACGCGGTCGAAAACCAAATTGAACATGTTTACCCTGACCCGATCGCGCAGCAAGTCTTTTCCGCAGTTCATACGCCGCTTAAAGATATTGAACAGCAGTTTGCGGGGATGCTTCCGAATGCCGCATAA